Proteins from a genomic interval of Pseudodesulfovibrio nedwellii:
- the mutM gene encoding bifunctional DNA-formamidopyrimidine glycosylase/DNA-(apurinic or apyrimidinic site) lyase — MPELPEVEVIARGLNDTLTGRTIVSVEIPGLTRLSDAAEIIVPGVLGQGVRRAYRRAKVLLVELANDTTLVFHLKMTGRVVHGDHRDIHKHDRIVFILDDGSWLIFSDMRKFGYVKLFTAQQLENWEFLRKVGPEPLEVAPAELAERIAERKIAIKGLLLNQSVVAGVGNIYADESLFRAGIHPETKGHQVSHVKALKLFSELQAVLKLAIRENGSSISDYVNAHGDAGAFQNSFNVYGKKGQKCARCDTLLQAVKVAGRTSTFCPHCQPKR, encoded by the coding sequence ATGCCTGAACTGCCTGAAGTTGAAGTCATCGCCCGTGGGTTGAATGACACCCTGACGGGGCGCACTATTGTATCCGTGGAAATTCCGGGTCTCACCCGTTTGAGTGATGCTGCGGAAATCATTGTGCCCGGTGTTCTGGGACAGGGTGTTCGTCGGGCATATCGTCGAGCCAAGGTTTTACTCGTTGAACTGGCGAATGACACCACGCTTGTATTTCATCTCAAAATGACGGGTCGGGTGGTCCATGGTGATCATCGTGATATTCATAAGCATGACCGGATTGTTTTTATCCTTGATGACGGGTCATGGTTGATTTTTTCTGACATGCGCAAGTTCGGTTACGTTAAGTTATTCACAGCCCAACAGCTTGAAAATTGGGAGTTTTTACGAAAAGTCGGACCTGAGCCACTTGAGGTTGCTCCCGCTGAATTGGCTGAACGAATCGCTGAAAGGAAGATCGCGATAAAAGGGCTGCTGCTTAATCAATCGGTGGTAGCCGGGGTGGGGAACATCTATGCAGATGAGTCCCTGTTTCGAGCGGGAATTCATCCTGAAACAAAAGGCCATCAAGTCAGTCATGTCAAGGCGTTGAAGTTGTTTTCAGAATTGCAGGCGGTTCTCAAACTGGCGATTCGCGAAAACGGCAGCTCCATTTCGGATTATGTCAATGCCCACGGTGATGCCGGGGCTTTTCAAAACAGCTTTAATGTGTACGGCAAGAAAGGGCAGAAATGTGCTCGATGTGACACCCTTTTGCAAGCCGTGAAGGTCGCGGGGCGGACGTCTACTTTTTGTCCGCATTGTCAGCCAAAGCGATAA
- a CDS encoding anti-phage dCTP deaminase, whose protein sequence is MDSAMKLGQTTKRKSQKPYDKIIDRETNELVIAFCGAAGSGTTKIAERLRKELEEREYTVRPIQLSALIKRHSKKGIDEKDHAKRIQMLQQEGTELRTQYGEDVLAMLSIKDIKYHREETHPSTGILQDPTERRYATIIDSLKHPHEERLLRKVYGDMFYLFGVLCPEDIRIQRLQHEKEMSPATAHTIVETDKSEEEKKGQQLLDTIHLSDFFFRNTDVDSKEIKASLVRFVDLILGANTITPTVEEYGMALAYSSSLRSGCISRQVGAAIVKDGDVIATGRNDVPRYDGGLYTATDSPDGRCFKWGTETCRNDVKKQVMKRKMLGLINDELPETSSLDEEKFNKICKAVGINNIIEYSRAIHAEMDALTTLARTGSSGAKGSTLLCTTYPCHNCARHIVAAGVRRVFYIEPYEKSLATELHNDSISTTDKPSEKPKKLEIVAFEGVGPTKYSRLFRQMDRKDKRTCGVEEINTRKSKPFLGHALDRFTDYEAKVVDYLSEIKLDQKRLPE, encoded by the coding sequence ATGGACAGCGCGATGAAGCTCGGTCAGACCACAAAAAGAAAAAGCCAAAAGCCATATGACAAGATCATAGACAGAGAAACTAATGAGTTGGTTATTGCCTTTTGCGGAGCTGCGGGGAGTGGAACTACAAAGATTGCTGAAAGATTAAGGAAAGAACTGGAAGAGCGAGAATACACCGTCCGACCTATTCAATTAAGTGCCCTTATTAAGCGACACTCCAAAAAGGGTATTGATGAAAAAGATCATGCAAAACGCATCCAGATGCTGCAGCAAGAAGGAACTGAACTCAGGACACAATATGGCGAAGATGTCTTAGCAATGCTCTCTATCAAAGACATAAAATACCACCGAGAAGAAACCCATCCATCTACCGGAATCTTACAAGATCCAACAGAAAGAAGATATGCAACAATAATTGATAGCCTTAAACACCCACACGAAGAGCGCCTTCTTAGAAAGGTGTATGGAGACATGTTTTATTTATTCGGGGTTCTTTGTCCTGAAGATATTCGCATCCAACGGCTACAGCATGAAAAAGAAATGAGTCCGGCAACAGCTCATACGATCGTTGAAACAGATAAGTCAGAAGAAGAAAAAAAAGGGCAGCAGTTACTCGACACAATTCATTTATCGGATTTTTTCTTTCGGAATACAGATGTAGACAGCAAAGAAATTAAAGCAAGCCTTGTGAGATTTGTAGACCTCATATTGGGCGCAAATACCATTACACCCACTGTTGAAGAATACGGAATGGCTCTAGCATATTCTTCATCGTTGCGTTCTGGATGTATTTCGCGACAGGTCGGTGCTGCAATTGTCAAAGATGGAGATGTAATCGCAACGGGTAGAAACGATGTCCCTCGTTATGATGGAGGCTTGTATACAGCTACCGATTCTCCTGATGGACGTTGTTTTAAATGGGGGACTGAAACCTGTAGGAACGACGTGAAAAAACAAGTCATGAAAAGAAAGATGCTTGGATTGATTAATGATGAATTGCCAGAGACAAGCAGCTTGGATGAAGAAAAGTTCAACAAAATATGTAAGGCTGTGGGTATTAATAACATTATAGAATATTCAAGGGCTATTCATGCTGAAATGGACGCGCTAACGACCTTGGCTCGAACGGGAAGCTCTGGAGCTAAAGGCAGTACTTTACTATGCACGACATACCCCTGTCATAACTGTGCCCGCCACATCGTTGCTGCGGGCGTACGCCGCGTTTTTTACATTGAACCATATGAAAAAAGTCTAGCAACCGAACTGCATAATGATTCCATCAGCACGACAGATAAACCATCTGAAAAACCCAAAAAACTGGAAATCGTTGCCTTCGAGGGGGTAGGACCTACGAAGTACTCTCGACTTTTCCGACAAATGGATCGCAAGGACAAGCGAACTTGTGGCGTAGAGGAAATTAACACCAGAAAATCAAAGCCGTTTTTAGGTCACGCTCTCGACCGTTTTACCGATTACGAAGCGAAAGTTGTCGATTATCTTTCCGAGATCAAACTTGACCAAAAAAGATTGCCCGAATAG
- a CDS encoding ChaN family lipoprotein → MQYILNGARKCNVTLFVLLSLLLSMGACVKKAIEPLPVEPLRVTFLPQKGEFISKYGDQVPFEEIIAMADSYDYVLVGEGHRNIWDHKVQQRILAGLSESGEGLSLGLEMVAVDMQQVLDDFGKGQVELEDLAEELQWSTKWGYPFSLFRGHFELAQRNSVPVAGLNVPTFVTKKISKEGLEALSDEEQAFLPKVIVPPTSDQRAVLDEIFRQHESKDAEDEVQRERFHLIQSIWDSKMAEEAVRVRHQYDWPVLIVAGAGHVEQAWGIAMRIRRFDPGARVLSIMPWRGDEFYADAGDVFFYSPDSYQSKMGALLTAVGTGGLLVESVQRKSRAAKAGLRPGDLLVEASGVPLEHLFSLHIAGFKVHEAGEELVFTVRRGDEEFTANVGKLGSPKSMKKKMKIESDESGDK, encoded by the coding sequence ATGCAATATATTTTGAATGGAGCACGAAAATGCAACGTGACGTTATTTGTGTTGCTGAGTCTGCTTTTGTCCATGGGGGCGTGTGTGAAAAAAGCTATTGAACCTTTGCCTGTGGAGCCTCTTCGGGTGACTTTTCTCCCGCAGAAAGGAGAATTTATCTCCAAATATGGTGATCAGGTGCCTTTTGAAGAGATCATAGCAATGGCAGATAGTTATGATTATGTCCTTGTTGGGGAGGGGCATCGAAACATATGGGACCACAAGGTTCAACAACGTATTTTGGCGGGACTTTCCGAGTCTGGTGAAGGCCTTTCACTTGGGTTGGAAATGGTGGCCGTGGACATGCAGCAAGTGCTCGATGATTTTGGAAAAGGGCAGGTTGAATTGGAGGACCTGGCCGAAGAACTGCAATGGTCAACAAAATGGGGATACCCATTTTCTTTATTCCGTGGGCACTTTGAACTTGCTCAGCGCAACAGTGTGCCTGTGGCGGGGTTGAATGTTCCCACTTTTGTGACCAAAAAAATATCCAAAGAGGGCCTTGAAGCGCTTTCCGACGAAGAACAGGCCTTTTTGCCCAAGGTCATCGTGCCGCCGACCAGTGACCAACGGGCTGTGCTTGATGAAATTTTTAGGCAGCATGAATCCAAGGATGCTGAGGACGAAGTGCAACGGGAACGATTTCATTTGATCCAGTCCATTTGGGATTCCAAGATGGCCGAAGAGGCCGTCAGGGTGCGCCATCAGTATGATTGGCCGGTACTGATTGTTGCTGGGGCCGGACATGTTGAGCAGGCGTGGGGCATTGCCATGCGCATCAGGCGGTTTGATCCGGGCGCGCGGGTTTTGTCCATTATGCCGTGGCGTGGTGACGAATTTTATGCCGATGCGGGCGATGTTTTCTTTTATTCTCCAGACAGTTACCAGTCGAAGATGGGGGCATTACTAACGGCCGTTGGAACGGGCGGCCTTCTTGTCGAGTCGGTCCAGAGAAAGTCTCGTGCGGCCAAGGCCGGTCTGCGCCCTGGAGATTTGCTTGTCGAGGCTTCAGGAGTTCCTTTGGAACATTTGTTCAGTTTGCATATTGCGGGATTCAAGGTGCACGAAGCAGGAGAAGAGCTTGTGTTTACTGTTCGGCGCGGTGATGAAGAGTTTACCGCTAATGTGGGGAAGCTTGGTTCTCCCAAGTCTATGAAGAAAAAGATGAAAATCGAATCAGATGAAAGTGGAGATAAATAA
- a CDS encoding DUF429 domain-containing protein, producing the protein MMKYVGVDGCKGGGLAVWVINGVWSFALYDEFVALWDKHKDAEAVLVESLLDFLKQERERPMF; encoded by the coding sequence ATGATGAAATACGTAGGCGTAGACGGGTGCAAGGGCGGGGGGCTTGCTGTTTGGGTCATCAACGGGGTGTGGTCTTTTGCTCTGTATGATGAATTTGTTGCGCTGTGGGACAAGCATAAGGACGCTGAAGCCGTGTTGGTGGAATCCCTATTGGACTTCCTGAAACAGGAACGAGAAAGGCCGATGTTTTGA
- a CDS encoding arylamine N-acetyltransferase family protein, which yields MKVFEFDSTAYLQRLHFSEKVLPTTEGLHTLQRAQFHNIPFENFDIQLGRGVDLDPANLFDKLVRRPRGGYCLELNGLLLMALRAFGFDARPLLARVHLSGQPSGRGHQLSLVNVEGRQWLVDVGFGKNNPRGPYLLERDTIQDISGKYIRLVDGGVFGNMLQARSEEGWQNLYSFDMEHVCQGDINYGAHYTSTNSNSFFTTSRVAMKPLEDGMVTLFNNRLTLFRDGQENEIQLPEGQEYMDALKTYFGIELDAPYEALRSVDRE from the coding sequence ATGAAAGTCTTCGAATTCGATTCGACAGCGTACCTTCAGCGATTGCATTTTTCAGAAAAAGTATTGCCGACGACGGAGGGGCTGCACACCTTGCAACGGGCGCAATTTCACAACATCCCATTCGAGAATTTTGACATCCAACTAGGCCGAGGCGTCGACCTCGATCCGGCAAATCTCTTTGATAAACTCGTACGCCGCCCCCGTGGTGGCTATTGCCTTGAGCTGAACGGTTTGTTGCTTATGGCACTTCGTGCTTTCGGATTCGACGCCCGTCCGCTTTTGGCTCGGGTTCATTTGTCGGGGCAACCCTCCGGGCGAGGCCACCAGCTTTCCCTTGTGAATGTGGAAGGCCGTCAATGGTTGGTGGATGTGGGGTTTGGAAAGAATAATCCACGTGGTCCCTATCTGCTTGAACGAGATACAATTCAGGATATTAGCGGGAAGTATATCCGTCTGGTCGACGGCGGTGTTTTCGGGAATATGCTTCAGGCGCGTTCTGAAGAGGGATGGCAGAACCTCTACAGTTTTGACATGGAGCACGTCTGCCAGGGAGACATCAACTACGGCGCCCACTACACGTCAACCAATTCCAATTCATTTTTCACCACCTCTCGTGTCGCCATGAAACCTCTTGAGGACGGCATGGTCACATTGTTCAACAACAGGCTCACCCTGTTTCGGGATGGACAGGAAAACGAAATACAACTCCCCGAAGGGCAGGAATATATGGATGCCCTGAAGACGTACTTCGGCATTGAGCTTGATGCCCCCTATGAGGCGTTGAGGTCTGTTGATAGAGAGTGA
- a CDS encoding DUF429 domain-containing protein, which produces MTRERLGKRKSSVFNTPVRKAVYAGSKREAKLISQKLSGKSLSEQSLCIVKKIYEVDGFLQGNVEARHRVYESHPELCFSQLFGGPMPFPKRDVLGMVDRFVLLEKKVCDLRSLVEAIRLKYRASRVAGDDILDACVLAVTAWKGGGRLRSIPDSPEIDATGLPMAIWHGDFQD; this is translated from the coding sequence TTGACTCGAGAGAGGTTGGGAAAACGTAAGAGCAGTGTCTTTAATACTCCGGTTCGCAAGGCTGTTTATGCCGGATCAAAGCGTGAAGCTAAATTGATAAGTCAGAAACTTTCCGGTAAGTCGTTATCCGAACAATCCTTGTGTATTGTGAAAAAGATATATGAAGTAGATGGGTTTCTGCAAGGAAATGTCGAAGCCCGCCACAGAGTTTATGAATCACACCCTGAATTGTGTTTTTCACAATTGTTTGGGGGGCCGATGCCTTTCCCGAAGAGAGATGTTTTGGGGATGGTGGATCGGTTTGTCCTTTTGGAAAAAAAGGTGTGTGATCTTCGTTCGCTTGTTGAAGCCATCCGGTTGAAATATAGAGCAAGTCGAGTCGCTGGTGATGATATTCTTGACGCCTGCGTGCTGGCTGTTACGGCGTGGAAAGGGGGCGGACGGCTGCGGTCGATACCTGATTCTCCTGAAATTGATGCAACCGGGCTGCCAATGGCAATTTGGCATGGTGATTTTCAAGACTGA
- a CDS encoding acyloxyacyl hydrolase produces MGRFVFAFIVVLIVVFVSFPAQAEESILSEVRGGVYAHDISFWSFNRESGVDLNGEVLFISPSCLEAIWSPRPHLGATVNMSGNTSHAYGGLTWEWGLFDDFFMDANLGLSVNNGKRSTDDSDRKSLGSPVLFRLGAALGYDLTEKVNVSVQYEHMSNAYIANENEGMDNVGLRLGYRF; encoded by the coding sequence ATGGGCCGTTTTGTATTTGCCTTTATAGTGGTTTTGATAGTCGTCTTTGTGAGCTTCCCTGCGCAGGCGGAGGAGTCCATCCTGTCTGAAGTCCGAGGCGGGGTTTATGCACATGACATCTCTTTTTGGAGTTTTAATAGGGAAAGTGGCGTTGATCTCAATGGAGAAGTCCTTTTTATTTCCCCGTCATGTTTGGAAGCGATCTGGTCCCCTCGTCCCCATCTTGGGGCAACGGTCAATATGTCTGGAAATACTTCGCACGCCTATGGCGGATTGACTTGGGAGTGGGGGCTTTTTGATGATTTTTTCATGGACGCCAACCTCGGATTGTCTGTCAACAATGGCAAGCGTAGTACCGACGATTCGGATCGCAAGTCCCTTGGTTCTCCTGTCTTGTTCCGTCTTGGTGCAGCCCTAGGCTATGATTTAACGGAAAAGGTCAATGTCTCCGTGCAGTATGAACACATGTCAAATGCCTATATCGCCAACGAAAATGAAGGGATGGACAATGTAGGTCTTCGTCTTGGCTATAGGTTTTAG
- the murJ gene encoding murein biosynthesis integral membrane protein MurJ has product MNKHAKIIAKNAAVVAGATLISRILGFVRDIIVAFALGAGLFADAFFVAFRIPNLLRRLFGEGSLTMAFIPVYSRTIEEEGEEAAQAMARSAMIWLVGILVAITVLVEILARPLTMAIAPGFIDNAEQFQVTIDLVRICFPYVIFICGVALCMGILNSRGHFLAPALAPVALNVALIGSALFGYFMGYNVAYCMAYGVLIGGAAQWFLQQPFLKKAGFSWRGPWAWRNKGVARMGLLMLPTVFGAAVYQLNILLGTLLASFLPVGSVSYLYYADRLVQFPLGVFGIAVSTAALPSLAKLAARNELEEYDKALSVSLGLTLFIALPAAAGLIGLAEPVIALLFERGAFTSEAVAATSQALVAYSVGLPFIALSRPLVAGFYALEDTKTPVKIAVACLIANVGLGVWLMQSMAHVGLALAVSLSSLLNFVLLHLFLTRKRRTRLLPAVSAVKTAVLSILIGWGAYMTGAWTPWCLFLIPVWVVVYIGMAFLLRQNEAKLFADMIKARIRRGKTSKGA; this is encoded by the coding sequence GTGAATAAACACGCAAAAATAATAGCGAAAAATGCGGCTGTCGTGGCTGGAGCCACGCTGATTTCTCGTATTTTGGGATTTGTCCGGGATATCATCGTCGCCTTTGCGTTGGGTGCCGGGCTTTTTGCCGATGCCTTCTTCGTGGCTTTCCGTATTCCGAATCTTTTGCGGCGGCTTTTTGGCGAAGGGTCGCTGACCATGGCCTTTATTCCTGTTTATTCGCGGACCATTGAGGAAGAGGGCGAGGAAGCAGCTCAAGCCATGGCCCGGTCCGCCATGATTTGGCTGGTCGGAATTCTTGTCGCCATCACCGTGCTTGTGGAAATACTGGCTCGGCCTTTGACCATGGCCATTGCTCCCGGCTTTATTGATAATGCCGAGCAGTTTCAGGTGACCATAGATCTTGTTCGTATTTGCTTCCCGTATGTCATTTTTATTTGCGGCGTGGCGTTGTGCATGGGAATTCTTAACTCGCGAGGTCATTTCCTTGCTCCGGCACTGGCCCCCGTGGCCCTGAACGTGGCATTGATAGGCTCTGCGTTGTTTGGGTATTTCATGGGGTACAACGTGGCCTATTGCATGGCTTACGGCGTGTTGATCGGCGGAGCGGCTCAGTGGTTTTTGCAACAACCCTTTTTGAAGAAGGCCGGTTTTTCATGGCGTGGTCCATGGGCGTGGCGCAACAAGGGCGTGGCGCGTATGGGATTACTCATGCTTCCGACGGTGTTCGGAGCCGCTGTTTATCAGTTGAATATTTTGCTCGGGACACTCCTTGCTTCATTTTTGCCAGTGGGGTCTGTGTCCTATTTGTACTATGCCGATAGGTTGGTTCAGTTCCCCCTAGGGGTGTTTGGGATAGCTGTCAGTACTGCGGCCTTGCCAAGCCTTGCGAAGTTGGCTGCGCGCAATGAGCTGGAAGAATATGACAAGGCCTTGTCCGTCTCGCTCGGGTTGACACTTTTTATTGCTTTGCCCGCTGCCGCAGGCCTTATCGGGTTGGCGGAGCCGGTTATCGCCCTGCTTTTTGAGCGCGGGGCCTTTACTTCAGAGGCAGTTGCAGCGACCTCGCAGGCTCTTGTCGCCTATTCCGTCGGTTTGCCGTTTATTGCCCTGTCCCGCCCGTTGGTTGCCGGGTTCTATGCCTTGGAGGACACGAAGACACCGGTAAAGATTGCCGTTGCCTGTTTGATAGCCAATGTCGGCCTAGGCGTCTGGCTTATGCAGTCCATGGCCCACGTTGGATTGGCGTTGGCTGTAAGTCTGTCTTCACTCCTGAATTTTGTCCTGTTGCATCTGTTTTTGACCCGCAAGCGGAGGACACGCCTTTTGCCTGCCGTTTCAGCTGTTAAAACTGCAGTTCTGTCCATCTTGATTGGTTGGGGGGCATACATGACCGGAGCATGGACCCCGTGGTGTCTGTTCCTCATTCCCGTTTGGGTCGTTGTGTATATTGGGATGGCCTTTCTTCTGCGTCAGAACGAGGCTAAACTTTTCGCGGATATGATCAAGGCGCGAATCCGGCGCGGCAAAACATCGAAGGGGGCATAA
- a CDS encoding 4Fe-4S dicluster domain-containing protein — MKYNTGQIIFFSPTKSTLKVVEAVAEGMGFDSVTRTDLTFPVESESVKALGEVVIVGVPVYAGRVPNLAVERLRQYIQGEGRPVVLVAVYGNRAYEDALLELRNLTDELGFVPCAAGAFIAQHSYSSSELPVAPGRPNDKDIDKAHLFGSQVRDKIQALATLGQLDTLEVPGNTPHRDGMPPSTFSPVTDKDTCTLCGECAQMCPSQVVSVTETGVETDVTGCIWCGACIKACPTQARFWDAPKIREINTVLHEKCSEPKEPEIFL, encoded by the coding sequence ATGAAATACAACACCGGACAAATAATATTCTTTTCTCCTACCAAATCGACTTTGAAGGTTGTCGAGGCTGTTGCCGAGGGCATGGGTTTTGACTCTGTCACCCGTACCGACCTAACATTCCCTGTGGAAAGCGAATCTGTAAAAGCCCTCGGAGAGGTCGTAATCGTTGGTGTGCCGGTGTATGCCGGGAGGGTTCCCAATTTGGCGGTGGAGCGTCTTCGTCAGTATATTCAGGGCGAAGGCCGTCCCGTCGTTCTCGTGGCCGTGTACGGCAATCGAGCCTATGAAGACGCACTGCTGGAGCTTCGTAATCTGACTGATGAACTGGGATTTGTTCCCTGCGCTGCAGGTGCATTTATCGCACAGCATTCCTATTCCTCTTCCGAACTTCCGGTTGCCCCCGGACGTCCAAACGACAAGGACATCGACAAGGCTCACCTTTTCGGTTCTCAGGTTCGCGATAAAATACAAGCTCTTGCAACGCTGGGGCAGCTTGATACTTTGGAAGTCCCCGGTAATACCCCCCACCGCGATGGCATGCCGCCATCCACGTTCAGCCCGGTTACTGATAAGGACACGTGTACTTTGTGTGGCGAGTGCGCTCAGATGTGTCCCTCACAGGTCGTGAGCGTGACCGAAACGGGTGTGGAAACCGATGTGACAGGCTGTATTTGGTGTGGGGCATGCATCAAGGCCTGCCCTACTCAGGCCCGCTTCTGGGATGCTCCAAAAATACGTGAGATAAACACGGTTTTACACGAAAAGTGTTCCGAGCCGAAAGAGCCGGAAATATTCCTGTAG
- a CDS encoding phenylacetate--CoA ligase family protein — protein sequence MTRKDRTEGIYSRREVLDESERRQYYQLQLKELLSYAYRYSEDVKKRFDRAQFNVDKFRVLNDIKHIPIIKKKELIFLQSMGPRLGGLLTKDLGELQRVFLSPGPIFDPEDRSEDYWGWTEGFYAAGFRSGDLSQITFNYHLAPAGLMFEEPLRNLACAVVPAGPGNTNSQIEIMQKLRVTGYVGTPSYLMHLAQKAEEMGLSLRKDLFLEVAFVTGEKFSEKMRSTLEKKFDCIMRQGYGTADVGCIGYECFHKNGLHLSNRAFVEICHPDTGIPLKDGEVGEIVVTAFNRTYPLIRLATGDLGYLDRSPCACGRTSPRLGGIVGRVDTTARIKGMFVYPHQVEQVMARFEEVKRWQIEVTNPGGIDEMVLSIEAGQFNQEDELLHLFREKIKLRPILKVLAPGTLPPQIRPIEDKRTWD from the coding sequence ATGACCAGAAAGGATCGCACCGAGGGTATTTATTCCCGCCGTGAGGTACTCGACGAATCGGAACGTAGGCAATATTATCAGCTTCAGCTTAAGGAGTTGCTCTCATATGCCTACCGTTACTCCGAAGACGTCAAGAAGCGTTTTGACCGCGCACAGTTCAATGTGGACAAGTTCCGCGTGCTCAACGACATCAAGCATATCCCCATCATCAAGAAAAAAGAGCTGATCTTTCTTCAGTCCATGGGTCCCCGTCTCGGCGGACTGTTGACCAAGGACCTGGGCGAATTGCAGCGTGTTTTCCTGTCTCCCGGCCCGATCTTTGATCCCGAAGATCGTTCCGAAGACTACTGGGGTTGGACCGAAGGTTTTTATGCCGCCGGTTTCCGTTCCGGTGATCTGTCTCAGATTACTTTCAACTACCATCTGGCTCCCGCCGGTCTGATGTTCGAAGAACCTCTTCGTAACCTGGCCTGCGCCGTGGTGCCTGCCGGTCCCGGTAACACCAACTCCCAGATTGAGATCATGCAGAAGTTGCGCGTCACCGGCTACGTCGGTACCCCCAGCTATCTCATGCACCTGGCACAGAAGGCCGAGGAAATGGGCCTGTCTTTGCGTAAGGATCTGTTCCTCGAAGTCGCTTTTGTCACTGGCGAAAAGTTTTCCGAAAAGATGCGTTCCACTCTTGAGAAGAAATTCGACTGCATCATGCGTCAGGGCTACGGCACCGCAGACGTTGGTTGTATCGGTTACGAATGCTTCCACAAGAACGGTCTGCACCTTTCCAACCGTGCATTCGTTGAAATCTGCCATCCTGACACGGGTATCCCGCTTAAGGACGGCGAGGTTGGCGAAATCGTTGTTACCGCGTTTAACCGCACCTATCCGCTCATCCGACTCGCCACCGGCGATCTCGGCTATCTGGATCGCTCACCGTGCGCCTGTGGCCGCACCAGCCCCCGTCTCGGCGGCATCGTCGGTCGCGTTGACACCACCGCCCGCATCAAGGGTATGTTTGTCTATCCGCATCAGGTCGAGCAGGTCATGGCCCGCTTCGAAGAGGTCAAGCGTTGGCAGATCGAAGTCACCAACCCGGGTGGTATTGATGAGATGGTTCTTTCCATCGAAGCCGGACAGTTCAATCAGGAAGATGAATTGCTTCATTTGTTCCGTGAAAAGATCAAGCTTCGTCCGATCCTCAAGGTGCTTGCACCCGGGACCCTGCCTCCGCAGATCCGACCCATTGAAGACAAGCGCACCTGGGACTAG
- a CDS encoding RHS repeat-associated core domain-containing protein produces MSTPKDKTQPCGGTSKRYRGRSSGFRIPIGFAGGLHDHDLGLVRFGWRDYDTFTGRWTAPDPIGDKGGDPDWYGYCLDDPVNANDPTGLLAFLLPFAAGMAGATAIGSTGAYAAAKVADWFGSKTDKDYGKNKPTATEGVHNAMDKVIGINAGIVGTAGTAGAAGAAGAAKAAPAVAATGKSLINQGNKAVKAIGDKAKQVARNPKVSKLGNAAGDSINSALPTGTPAPSKAGYAGGIYGHLFDVEDQVNEGIGWIKKQRK; encoded by the coding sequence ATGTCCACACCCAAGGACAAAACACAACCTTGTGGCGGCACAAGTAAAAGATATAGAGGCCGAAGCTCAGGCTTCCGAATCCCCATCGGCTTTGCGGGTGGCCTGCACGACCATGACCTCGGCTTAGTTCGCTTTGGCTGGCGAGACTATGACACCTTCACCGGCAGATGGACTGCGCCTGATCCCATCGGCGACAAGGGCGGCGACCCGGATTGGTATGGGTACTGCTTGGATGATCCGGTCAACGCCAATGATCCGACTGGGCTTTTGGCCTTCCTGCTGCCCTTTGCCGCAGGCATGGCCGGGGCTACCGCCATCGGCAGTACTGGAGCGTATGCGGCAGCGAAAGTTGCTGATTGGTTCGGCTCGAAAACCGATAAGGATTATGGGAAAAACAAGCCCACGGCCACCGAAGGCGTCCACAATGCCATGGATAAGGTCATAGGAATCAACGCCGGCATCGTTGGTACGGCTGGAACGGCTGGAGCGGCTGGAGCGGCTGGAGCGGCAAAGGCGGCTCCGGCAGTAGCCGCAACAGGAAAATCGCTTATTAATCAAGGAAATAAGGCTGTTAAAGCTATCGGCGACAAAGCAAAACAAGTCGCACGAAACCCAAAGGTGAGCAAGCTGGGCAATGCTGCTGGAGATTCTATAAACTCAGCACTGCCCACCGGAACACCTGCCCCTAGTAAAGCTGGATATGCAGGCGGCATATATGGACACTTGTTCGATGTCGAAGATCAGGTAAATGAAGGAATCGGATGGATAAAAAAACAACGAAAATAA